The following proteins are encoded in a genomic region of Magallana gigas chromosome 1, xbMagGiga1.1, whole genome shotgun sequence:
- the LOC117687749 gene encoding uncharacterized protein, producing MTQTAHIMDTASSPYITASSPYGVNQCSKCPGDTEYHCVSCPCDLCPQCKENHVKDLKTIDHNVVSHRDKINYIPTQEICVRHPSHVYTKYCEPCQVPACNNCQTHRKHTQIDVKTAYKTKRQQHRGTIHTIRSEALFYRPVLLTGIKADVKTCHTEFSPLQSEMLTKAQKLKDLIDDVVYDLLNYVLCYFDFKHRCKKQKIEMIGHIVRLRRYEHRYVQPAFTFSALQFLSFTKTALPQIHLTLHTSQLSMTESLNKEDVMESLSAIQITERGNRRVGNQCLLKLTSGAELHQSLTLTGVDYCYHISCVTSDRVWVSDHRNNLMLADTTGVPLHRVENSDSYLYGLHTVNSESELIYIDRNYNINKLSKDMKTTTTFIERTDSTWGPRCVYWSPSTGDLLVGMFNIDTKTAKVTRYNQSGQLTQTIQNHNTGRGLYSEPHYITENNNGDVVVSDHSFIYGSGAVVVTERGGRHRFSYTGHPSGSGLWPGGICTDALSHILVCDIITNTVQMLDKDGQFLSHLLTEPQEMDSPQSLSYDVNTHRLWVGSLWDNKVCVYRYITRQDALTDEHRPRPDGDTRYTTPRHNKSHQLNENEHRPRPDGDAMSSSTPAVYWR from the exons ATGACCCAGACCGCCCACATCATGGACACAGCAAGCTCCCCATACATCACAGCAAGCTCCCCATACGGAGTAAATCAGTGTTCTAAGTGTCCGGGGGACACAGAGTACCattgtgtatcgtgtccatgtgatctgtgtccccagtgtaaagagaaccatgtaaaagatctcaaaacaatagaccataatgttgtgtcacaccgtgataaaatcaactacatccCAACACAAGAGATTTGTGTGAGACATCCTAGCCATGTTTATACAAAGTACTGTGAACCTTGTCAAGTTCCTGCCTGTAATAATTGCCAAACACATAGAAAACACACTCAGATAGATGTTAAAACAGCCTATAAAACAAagcgacaacaacacagaggaaccattcacaccatcagaagtgaggctctcttttacagacctgttctcctgACAGGAATCAAAGCTGATGTCAAAACCTGTCACACAGAATTCTCCCCCCttcaatcagagatgttaacaaaggcccagAAACTGAAGGATCTCATTGACGATGTGGTATATGATCTATTGAACTATGTGTTATgttactttgatttcaaacacagatgtaaAAAACAGAAGATAGAAATGATCGGACATATTGTCAGACTAAGGAGATATGAACACAGATATGTACAGCCAGCATTCACATTCAGTGCGCTACAATTCCTCTCCTTCACAAAGACAGCCCTCCCCCAGATACATCttacactccacaccagccagctctccatgactgagtcactcaacaaggaggatgtgatggagtcactgagtgcaatccaaatcacagagagaggaaaccgacgcgtaggaaaccagtgtctgctgaaactgacgtctggtgctgagctccatcaatctctcacacTGACAGGTGTTGATTAttgttatcacatttcctgtgtgacatcagaccgggtctgggtcagtgatcaTAGAAACAATCTCATGTTggcagacacaacaggtgtccctctacatcgtgtggagaATTCAGATAGTTATTTATatggattacacacagtgaacagtgagagtgaactgatttatatagataggaattataacatcaacaaactgtcaaaggatatgaaaacaaccaccacatttatagagagaacagactctacatggggaccacggtgtgtgtactggtccccgtccactggggatctactggtcgggatgttTAACATTGATACAAAGACAgccaaggtaacccggtacaaccagagtggacaactcacacaGACCATACAGAACCACAACACAGGACGGGGACTGTATAGTGAACctcactatataacagagaacaacaatggggatgtcgtggtgtctgaccaTAGCTTTATCTATGGGtctggtgctgtagtggtgacagagcgtggaggaagacatcgtttctcctacacaggacatccatcaggatcaggactaTGGCCaggtggaatctgtactgacgcactgtcacacatcctggtgtgtgatatTATAACCaacacagtacagatgttggacaaggacggtcagttcctgtcacatctactgacagAACCACAAGAGATGGATTCACCACagagcctgagttatgatgtcaacactcaccgtctctgggtcggatcattGTGGGACAACAaggtgtgtgtctacaggtatatcaccagacaggacgctctgacag atgaacacagacCCCGTCCTGATGGAGACACCCGATACACGACACCTCGTCACAACAAAAGTCATCAACTAAACGAAA atgaacacagacCTCGTCCTGATGGAGACGCCATGTCCAGCTCAACACCAGCCGTATATTGGAGATAG